The Saccopteryx leptura isolate mSacLep1 chromosome 2, mSacLep1_pri_phased_curated, whole genome shotgun sequence genome has a window encoding:
- the VPS37B gene encoding vacuolar protein sorting-associated protein 37B encodes MAGASGEARFSGLSLVQLNELLEDEGQLAEMVQKMEETQNVQLNKEMTLANNRSLAEGNLLYQPQLDALKARLTQKYQELQVLFETYQIKKTKLDRQPSSASLETLLALLQAEGAKIEEDTEDMAERFLDGQLPLDSFIDVYQSQRKLAHIRRVKIEKLQEVVLKGQRLPQAPAPPPRVPEPLPAAPLPYPAPDASGPPAVLPRRIPPPVPAGRLATPFTATVGSAPAAPYPGPAFPPLPPRTGLSPQPGFPAQFVSPYPPALPQRPPPRLPHQPGFILQ; translated from the exons ATGGCGGGTGCCAGCGGCGAAGCCCGGTTCTCAGGGCTGTCGCTGGTGCAGCTGAACGAGCTGCTGGAGGACGAGGGGCAGCTGGCGGAGATGGTGCAGAAGATGGAGGAG ACACAGAATGTTCAGCTTAACAAAGAAATGACGCTAGCCAACAACCGGAGCCTGGCCGAGGGCAACCTCCTCTACCAGCCCCAGCTGGATGCTCTGAAGGCGCGCCTGACCCAGAAGTACCAGGAGCTGCAGGTGCTCTTTGAAACGTATCAGATCAAGAAGACCAAACTAG ACAGACAGCCCAGCAGTGCTTCCCTGGAGACCCTGCTTGCGCTTCTTCAGGCAGAAGGAGCCAAGAtcgaggaggacacagag GACATGGCAGAGAGGTTCCTGGATGGACAGCTGCCTCTGGACTCCTTCATCGACGTCTACCAGAGCCAGCGGAAACTGGCCCACATCCGGAGGGTCAAGATCGAGAAGCTCCAGGAGGTGGTGCTGAAGGGGCAGAGACTCCCGCAGGCCCCGGCCCCGCCGCCCCGGGTGCCTGAGCCACTGCCTGCTGCCCCCCTGCCCTACCCCGCCCCGGATGCCAGCGGGCCCCCCGCCGTCCTGCCTCGTCGCATCCCGCCCCCAGTGCCTGCAGGACGCCTGGCCACCCCATTCACTGCCACTGTGGGCTCGGCCCCGGCCGCCCCGTACCCAGGACCGGCGTTCCCGCCTCTGCCCCCCCGCACGGGTCTGTCCCCCCAGCCAGGGTTCCCCGCGCAGTTCGTGTCGCCGTACCCGCCCGCTCTGCCCCAGAGGCCCCCACCCCGGCTGCCACACCAGCCGGGCTTCATCCTGCAGTGA